In the Streptomyces sp. f51 genome, one interval contains:
- a CDS encoding YciI family protein produces the protein MKYALFICTPAGGEELAPEDIADDPRFASYVKEVRERGVVTGGARLRPATDATTVRVQGDEVLLTDGPFVESKEYVAGIDIIEVADLDEAIALASRHPAALAGGSVEVRPVWE, from the coding sequence GTGAAGTACGCCCTGTTCATCTGCACTCCGGCCGGCGGCGAGGAGCTCGCCCCCGAGGACATCGCCGACGACCCCCGGTTCGCCTCGTACGTCAAGGAGGTCCGCGAGCGCGGCGTCGTCACGGGCGGCGCCCGGCTGCGGCCCGCCACCGACGCCACCACCGTGCGGGTCCAGGGCGACGAAGTCCTGCTCACGGACGGGCCGTTCGTGGAATCGAAGGAGTACGTCGCGGGCATCGACATCATCGAGGTCGCCGACCTCGACGAGGCCATCGCGCTCGCGTCCCGGCATCCCGCCGCGCTGGCGGGCGGTTCGGTGGAGGTGCGGCCGGTCTGGGAGTGA
- a CDS encoding SgcJ/EcaC family oxidoreductase — MKYMLLVCGDDTADASGMAPVEPWVEELGAERGVRLHGHRLRLPAEAVTVRVRDGEVLRTDGPFAETKEYVAGFDILECASMEEAIEAAAKHPVATIGAMEVRAFWEDEDAEGRIRHLDAELTEALRERDLDRAMACYAPDVEVFHPVSGLEQSGADALRKAQEQWFSALAGPVDREVLDFRLRVDESIAFSHAVVRLRAPLADGTTLDSTTRVTTGYRAAGDRWLIAHQHMSVPSDAGRPPAGEPRS; from the coding sequence ATGAAGTACATGCTGCTGGTCTGTGGCGACGACACCGCCGACGCCTCCGGGATGGCACCCGTCGAACCGTGGGTCGAGGAACTGGGCGCCGAGCGGGGCGTCCGGCTGCACGGCCACCGGCTGCGGCTGCCCGCCGAGGCGGTCACCGTCCGGGTCCGCGACGGCGAGGTGCTGCGCACCGACGGGCCGTTCGCCGAGACGAAGGAGTACGTCGCCGGCTTCGACATCCTCGAATGCGCCTCCATGGAGGAGGCGATCGAGGCCGCCGCGAAGCACCCGGTCGCCACCATCGGCGCGATGGAGGTGCGCGCCTTCTGGGAGGACGAGGACGCCGAAGGGCGGATCCGCCATCTCGACGCCGAGCTCACCGAGGCGCTCCGCGAACGTGACCTCGACCGTGCGATGGCCTGCTACGCCCCCGACGTCGAGGTCTTCCACCCCGTGAGCGGTCTGGAGCAGAGCGGCGCCGACGCCCTGCGCAAGGCGCAGGAACAGTGGTTCTCCGCGCTCGCGGGTCCCGTCGACCGCGAGGTCCTCGACTTCCGGCTGCGCGTCGACGAGAGCATCGCGTTCAGCCACGCCGTGGTCCGTCTGCGCGCCCCGCTCGCCGACGGCACGACGCTGGACTCCACGACCCGCGTCACCACCGGCTACCGCGCGGCCGGCGACCGCTGGCTGATCGCACACCAGCACATGTCGGTGCCCTCGGACGCCGGTCGCCCGCCGGCCGGGGAGCCGCGGTCGTGA
- a CDS encoding cytochrome P450, with translation MDTSPVTPHRLDPAGGCPHAVNERLLARGAVTSVVLPGEVEGAVVLGHEALKEFLAHPDVAKGARHFTALNEGRVAEGWPLMTFATVQGMTTADGDDHRRLRSLVSKAFTVRRVERLRPRIEDLTSTLLDGLNAAAREGGGVADLREHFALPLPMGVIGELLGVDAQYRDRLHRLTNQVVSTDIGPEQAVAANRELMAVLGAVAAARTETPGDDLTSALIAAHDEDGDRLSRQELMGTLVLMIIAGHETTLNLITNAVRALCAHRDQLASVLDGEADWADVVEETLRWDAPVSYFPFRYPVRDLTVDGTVIPQGTPVLAGYSAAGRDRAAHGPDADRFDVTRPRRPGAARHISLGHGAHYCLGAPLARMEATIALERLFTRFPDLDLAVSEAELTQQASFVGNSVRTLPVRPGTARP, from the coding sequence GTGGACACCTCGCCCGTCACGCCGCACCGCCTGGACCCCGCGGGCGGATGTCCGCACGCCGTCAACGAGCGGCTGCTCGCACGGGGCGCCGTCACCTCGGTGGTGCTGCCCGGCGAGGTGGAGGGCGCGGTGGTGCTGGGGCACGAGGCACTGAAGGAATTCCTCGCGCACCCCGATGTAGCCAAGGGGGCCCGGCACTTCACGGCCCTGAACGAGGGCCGTGTGGCCGAGGGATGGCCGCTCATGACCTTCGCCACCGTGCAGGGCATGACGACCGCCGACGGCGACGACCACCGGCGCCTGCGCTCCCTGGTCAGCAAGGCGTTCACGGTCCGACGGGTCGAGCGACTGCGGCCCAGGATCGAGGACTTGACCTCGACGCTGCTCGACGGACTGAACGCGGCGGCGCGGGAGGGCGGGGGAGTGGCCGACCTGCGCGAACACTTCGCGCTCCCGCTGCCGATGGGCGTCATCGGCGAACTCCTGGGCGTCGACGCGCAGTACCGCGACCGGCTCCACCGTCTGACGAACCAGGTCGTCTCCACCGACATCGGCCCCGAGCAGGCCGTCGCCGCGAACCGCGAACTGATGGCCGTGCTCGGCGCCGTCGCGGCCGCCCGTACGGAGACCCCGGGCGACGACCTCACCAGCGCGCTGATCGCCGCCCACGACGAGGACGGCGACCGGCTCAGCCGGCAGGAACTCATGGGCACCCTGGTGCTCATGATCATCGCCGGGCACGAGACCACCCTGAACCTGATCACCAACGCCGTACGGGCTCTGTGCGCCCACCGGGACCAGCTCGCCTCGGTCCTCGACGGCGAGGCGGACTGGGCGGACGTCGTCGAGGAGACCCTGCGCTGGGACGCCCCCGTCAGCTACTTCCCGTTCCGCTACCCGGTGCGCGACCTCACCGTCGACGGGACCGTCATCCCGCAGGGCACGCCGGTGCTCGCCGGCTACTCGGCCGCCGGCCGCGACCGGGCCGCGCACGGACCGGACGCCGACCGCTTCGACGTCACCCGCCCCCGGCGGCCCGGCGCCGCCCGCCACATCTCCCTCGGACACGGCGCCCACTACTGCCTCGGCGCGCCCCTCGCCCGGATGGAGGCCACCATCGCCCTGGAACGGCTCTTCACCCGCTTCCCCGACCTCGACCTCGCGGTGTCCGAGGCGGAGCTCACCCAGCAGGCCAGCTTCGTCGGCAACAGCGTCCGCACCCTCCCCGTACGCCCCGGGACCGCCCGCCCCTGA
- a CDS encoding carbon-nitrogen family hydrolase — MRASLIQLSVDSSDTADERRRRAASLVRGWAGDDLVVLPELWAAGAWAYDRWGHDAEGIDGPTARAMSAAAREAGVWLHAGSVVERDEDGTLYNTALLFDRSGELRGLYRKIHRYGFDTGEATLMGGGDAVVTVPTDFGVVGLAICYDLRFPELFRGLLDAGAELIVVPAAWPASRLAHWRLLTRTRALEEQVFLLACCATGTHGGMRQGGHSVVADPWGTVLGEAGTAEEILTVDLDMARVALTRAELPVLRDRVLGVQAPPEAVSRA; from the coding sequence ATGCGTGCCTCGCTGATCCAGTTGTCCGTGGACTCCTCGGACACCGCGGACGAGCGGCGCCGCCGTGCGGCCTCGCTGGTACGCGGTTGGGCGGGCGACGACCTGGTGGTCCTGCCCGAGCTGTGGGCGGCCGGGGCGTGGGCGTACGACCGCTGGGGGCACGACGCCGAAGGGATCGACGGCCCCACCGCGCGGGCCATGTCCGCGGCGGCCCGGGAGGCCGGGGTGTGGCTGCACGCCGGATCCGTCGTCGAGCGGGACGAGGACGGGACGCTGTACAACACGGCGCTGCTCTTCGACCGGTCCGGCGAGCTGCGGGGGCTCTACCGCAAGATCCACCGGTACGGCTTCGACACCGGGGAGGCGACCCTGATGGGCGGGGGCGACGCCGTCGTGACCGTGCCCACCGACTTCGGTGTCGTCGGCCTCGCCATCTGCTACGACCTGCGCTTCCCCGAGCTCTTCCGGGGACTGCTCGACGCGGGCGCGGAGCTGATCGTGGTGCCCGCGGCGTGGCCGGCGTCCCGGCTCGCCCACTGGCGGCTCCTGACCCGCACCAGGGCCCTGGAGGAGCAGGTCTTCCTCCTGGCCTGCTGTGCGACGGGCACCCACGGCGGTATGCGGCAGGGTGGACACAGCGTCGTCGCCGACCCCTGGGGAACCGTCCTGGGCGAGGCCGGCACCGCGGAGGAGATCCTGACGGTGGACCTCGACATGGCGCGGGTCGCCCTGACGCGCGCCGAACTCCCGGTCCTGCGCGACCGCGTGCTCGGCGTCCAGGCCCCCCCGGAGGCCGTGAGCCGCGCCTGA
- the rho gene encoding transcription termination factor Rho: protein MTTTLEHPVQERPRTRTAVGVLDIDGNGKGHLRSASLLPSPDDLQVSPALIRRHGLRRGDTVEGVRGGPRILTEVERINGRTSEEPRRRPHFKDLTPLHPRDRLRLEHPASALTGRVVDLVSPVGKGQRGLIVAPPKTGKTVLIQQIAAAVAGNHPECRLMVLLLDERPEEVTDMRRSVRGEVYASTFDQSPRQHIALAELVVERAKRLVEAGEDVVILLDSLTRLCRAHNNAAAAGGRTLSGGVDAGALQGPKRLFGAARLAEEGGSLTILATALVDTGSRADDFFFEELKGTGNMELRLDRTLAARRVFPAVDITPSGTRREELLVPAAESAALRGLRRALLTRDAESGLETLLERLRATPDNAAFLRRIQPTLPS from the coding sequence ATGACCACCACACTCGAACACCCCGTACAGGAGCGGCCCCGGACCCGGACGGCCGTCGGTGTCCTCGACATCGACGGCAACGGGAAGGGGCACCTGCGCTCCGCGAGCCTCCTGCCCTCGCCCGACGACCTCCAGGTCTCCCCCGCGCTGATCCGCCGTCACGGCCTGCGCAGGGGCGACACCGTGGAGGGTGTGCGCGGCGGGCCCCGGATCCTCACCGAGGTCGAGCGGATCAACGGCCGCACGTCCGAAGAGCCGCGCCGCCGCCCGCACTTCAAGGACCTCACCCCGCTGCACCCGCGTGACCGGCTCCGGCTGGAGCACCCGGCGAGCGCGCTGACCGGACGCGTCGTGGACCTGGTCTCGCCGGTCGGCAAGGGCCAGCGCGGTCTGATCGTCGCCCCGCCCAAGACCGGCAAGACGGTGCTGATCCAGCAGATCGCCGCCGCCGTGGCCGGCAACCACCCCGAATGCCGTCTGATGGTGCTGCTGCTCGACGAACGCCCCGAGGAGGTGACCGACATGCGGCGCTCCGTACGCGGCGAGGTCTACGCCTCCACCTTCGACCAGTCGCCCAGGCAGCACATCGCGCTCGCCGAGCTCGTCGTCGAGCGGGCCAAGCGGCTCGTCGAGGCGGGCGAGGACGTCGTGATCCTGCTCGACTCGCTCACCCGGCTGTGCCGGGCGCACAACAACGCGGCCGCCGCGGGCGGACGCACCCTCAGCGGCGGTGTCGACGCCGGCGCCCTCCAGGGGCCCAAGCGGCTCTTCGGCGCGGCGCGTCTCGCCGAGGAGGGCGGCTCGCTCACCATCCTCGCCACCGCCCTGGTGGACACCGGTTCCCGCGCCGACGACTTCTTCTTCGAGGAGCTCAAGGGCACGGGCAACATGGAACTGCGGCTGGACCGGACCCTGGCCGCCCGGCGCGTCTTCCCCGCGGTCGACATCACCCCCTCCGGCACCCGCCGCGAGGAACTCCTCGTGCCGGCGGCCGAGTCGGCAGCGCTGCGAGGACTGCGTCGCGCCCTGCTGACACGCGACGCGGAGTCCGGCCTGGAGACGCTCCTGGAGCGGCTGCGCGCCACCCCCGACAACGCCGCCTTCCTGCGCCGGATCCAGCCCACGCTGCCGTCCTGA
- a CDS encoding glycosyltransferase 87 family protein has translation MAALLGTDLRRLLLVLGLAVVIGVFTATVPLLRDWFDLRVYYGAVDNWVHHGGSIYDYRVPGTGYGFTYPPFAALGMLPLALVGLHTAIALALVLNLAALTLVVGILVGPELRRLGWFGCALTACLLALLEPVRDTFSFGQVNLVLLALVLSDAWLLTRRKGRWAGAGIGLAAAIKLTPALFIALLLLGRRWRAAGVATSVAVAATALAAWVVPDASRFYWTDALWDTTRIGRLDYVSNQSLQGVLARLVAPEEPSRALWATLALLVLCVWAWRTSRALADEDWTAAFALTGLTACLVSPITWVHHLVWLLPSFAVLLRRRRARIAAALYAVLCSSVVWLWFDDASGLGGFLGSNTYTWITLGLLLWLPAGQPRPARPALIRRARATQAAPSTAAPAISAAPDQPSPESPGDAAATGPGLFTGRSPETGRAARPGCAAGPGCEADPATEGPAAEGPAAGTERVSSRVPTGSTRPDAAKPQSSSERASSYTVSPPPA, from the coding sequence ATGGCGGCACTGTTGGGCACCGACCTCAGGCGACTCCTGCTCGTCCTCGGACTGGCCGTCGTCATCGGCGTGTTCACGGCCACCGTGCCCCTGCTGCGCGACTGGTTCGACCTGCGCGTCTATTACGGGGCGGTCGACAACTGGGTCCACCACGGCGGCAGCATCTACGACTACCGGGTGCCGGGAACCGGGTACGGCTTCACCTACCCGCCGTTCGCGGCGCTCGGCATGCTGCCGCTGGCCCTGGTCGGGCTGCACACGGCGATCGCGCTCGCGCTGGTCCTCAACCTCGCCGCCCTGACCCTGGTCGTCGGCATCCTGGTCGGACCCGAACTGCGCCGCCTCGGCTGGTTCGGCTGCGCTCTGACGGCCTGTCTGCTGGCACTGCTCGAACCGGTCCGCGACACCTTCAGCTTCGGCCAGGTCAACCTGGTGCTGCTCGCCCTCGTACTGAGCGACGCGTGGCTGCTGACGCGCCGAAAGGGCCGCTGGGCGGGCGCCGGGATCGGTCTCGCCGCGGCGATCAAGCTCACCCCCGCGCTGTTCATCGCGCTGCTGCTGCTCGGCCGCCGCTGGCGGGCCGCCGGTGTCGCCACGTCGGTCGCCGTGGCGGCCACCGCGCTGGCGGCCTGGGTGGTGCCGGACGCCTCGCGCTTCTACTGGACCGACGCGCTGTGGGACACGACCCGCATCGGCCGCCTCGACTATGTCTCCAACCAGTCGCTCCAGGGTGTACTGGCACGGCTCGTGGCACCGGAGGAACCGAGCAGGGCGCTGTGGGCGACGCTCGCCCTGCTGGTTCTGTGCGTCTGGGCGTGGCGGACCTCGCGGGCCCTCGCCGACGAGGACTGGACCGCCGCTTTCGCCCTGACCGGGCTGACCGCCTGCCTCGTCAGCCCGATCACCTGGGTGCACCACCTCGTCTGGCTGCTGCCGTCCTTCGCCGTGCTGCTGCGGCGGCGCCGGGCGCGGATCGCGGCGGCCCTGTACGCGGTGCTGTGCAGCAGCGTCGTGTGGCTGTGGTTCGACGACGCGTCGGGCCTCGGCGGCTTCCTCGGCAGCAACACCTATACGTGGATCACGCTCGGGCTGTTGCTGTGGCTCCCGGCCGGTCAGCCGCGCCCGGCCCGGCCCGCCCTGATCCGCAGGGCGAGGGCGACGCAGGCGGCGCCCAGCACGGCGGCACCGGCGATCTCGGCGGCGCCCGACCAGCCGAGCCCCGAGTCCCCGGGCGACGCGGCGGCCACCGGGCCCGGGCTGTTCACCGGCCGGTCGCCCGAGACGGGCCGGGCGGCGCGGCCGGGATGCGCGGCGGGCCCGGGGTGTGAGGCGGATCCGGCGACGGAGGGGCCCGCGGCGGAAGGTCCGGCCGCCGGGACGGAGCGCGTGTCGAGCAGGGTCCCCACGGGATCGACCCGTCCGGACGCGGCGAAGCCCCAGTCGAGCAGCGAGCGCGCCTCCTCGTACACGGTGAGTCCGCCGCCCGCCTGA
- the mptB gene encoding polyprenol phosphomannose-dependent alpha 1,6 mannosyltransferase MptB: MAFPVDLRRCQALGLAGTAVLALGGETAGALPARDLLAPGSGRAVLGLVGVYFGVVLLIAAWALLGSVVRGPEPPTPRSLLLVLATWAAPLLLAPPLFSRDVYSYLAQGAMVDAHIDVYAYGPARLGGPLADEVAPVWQTTTTPYGPVFLAVARGLSALTRGEIPAGLFGMRLVALLGVALMAAALPRLARHSGADPAAALWLGALNPLVLLHLVAGAHNDAIMLGLLGVGLVAARGRWPVAGVVLVTLAALVKAPAALGLVAVIALRGRGRGRRGIARITVTTLVVAAATTVAATAVAGTGYGWIAALKTPVSPHNWSPTSLLGRVTGALLEKLGSGLAPLAMPVWHAVGLVTTVALLLFIWLRLRPHPVYALGLSLAAVAVFGPAVRPWYALWGLFLIAAAAPTGSVRGRVAAASGVLALAVLPSGSPADAGQVILAVSGGLLALVVLWQAHQAAQPQAPALERTA; encoded by the coding sequence ATGGCTTTCCCCGTCGATCTCCGCCGCTGCCAGGCCCTGGGCCTCGCCGGAACCGCCGTCCTCGCGCTGGGCGGCGAGACCGCGGGGGCCCTGCCCGCGCGCGACCTCCTCGCCCCCGGGTCGGGGCGGGCCGTACTGGGCCTGGTCGGGGTCTACTTCGGCGTCGTCCTGCTGATAGCCGCCTGGGCCCTGCTGGGCAGCGTCGTCCGCGGACCCGAACCGCCGACTCCCCGTTCCCTGCTGCTCGTTCTGGCCACCTGGGCCGCGCCGCTGCTGCTCGCGCCGCCCCTCTTCAGCCGGGACGTCTACAGCTACCTCGCCCAGGGCGCCATGGTCGACGCCCACATCGACGTCTACGCGTACGGCCCCGCCCGGCTCGGCGGACCGCTCGCCGACGAGGTGGCTCCCGTGTGGCAGACGACGACCACGCCCTACGGCCCCGTCTTCCTCGCCGTCGCCCGCGGTCTGTCGGCGCTGACCCGCGGGGAGATACCGGCCGGCCTCTTCGGCATGCGCCTGGTCGCCCTGCTCGGTGTCGCCCTGATGGCGGCGGCCCTGCCCCGCCTCGCCCGGCACAGCGGCGCCGATCCGGCCGCCGCGCTGTGGCTGGGGGCGCTCAACCCCCTGGTCCTGCTGCACCTGGTGGCCGGCGCGCACAACGACGCCATCATGCTCGGGCTGCTCGGCGTCGGTCTGGTGGCCGCGCGCGGCCGATGGCCGGTCGCGGGAGTCGTCCTGGTCACCCTCGCGGCCCTCGTCAAGGCGCCCGCGGCGCTCGGCCTGGTGGCGGTGATCGCGCTGCGCGGTCGCGGCCGGGGACGCCGGGGCATCGCGCGGATCACCGTGACCACCCTCGTGGTCGCGGCCGCGACCACGGTCGCCGCGACGGCCGTGGCCGGTACGGGCTATGGCTGGATAGCCGCCCTGAAGACCCCCGTCTCGCCGCACAACTGGTCACCCACCAGCCTCCTCGGGCGGGTCACCGGCGCCCTTCTCGAAAAGCTCGGCAGCGGACTCGCACCGCTCGCGATGCCCGTATGGCACGCCGTCGGGCTCGTGACGACCGTGGCGCTGCTGCTGTTCATATGGCTGCGGCTGCGCCCGCACCCGGTCTACGCGCTGGGCCTGAGCCTGGCGGCGGTGGCGGTGTTCGGCCCGGCCGTGCGGCCGTGGTACGCGCTGTGGGGACTGTTCCTCATCGCGGCGGCGGCGCCCACCGGTTCGGTGCGCGGCCGGGTCGCGGCCGCCAGCGGGGTGCTCGCGCTCGCGGTGCTGCCGAGCGGGTCGCCGGCGGACGCCGGACAGGTGATCCTCGCCGTCTCCGGGGGCCTGCTCGCCCTGGTCGTGCTCTGGCAGGCCCACCAGGCGGCACAGCCGCAGGCACCGGCACTGGAACGGACGGCATGA
- a CDS encoding glutaminase yields the protein MAIMPGNSPYPSSLTFQPVLERIATEIAQTPGRGRPADYIPALAACDPRRFGMAVAELDGTVYGVGDWRQPFSTQSITKVFTLALDLAREGDALWEHVGREPSGNPFNSLVQLEYENGIPRNPFINAGALVVTDRLQTRTGDAAGTLLEFLRAESGNENLGFDRDIAASETANGDRNAALAHFMASYGNIDNPVPELLDQYFLQCSIAASCADLALATGFLARHGIRADGGRLLPRSQAKQINAIMLTCGTYDAAGDFAYRVGLPGKSGVGGGIIAVVPGRCTLCVWSPGLDERGNSVAGVAALDRFTTLTGVSVF from the coding sequence ATGGCGATCATGCCCGGGAACTCGCCGTATCCGTCCTCCCTGACCTTCCAGCCGGTCCTGGAGCGCATCGCCACCGAGATCGCGCAGACTCCGGGCCGCGGGCGGCCCGCCGACTACATCCCGGCGCTGGCCGCCTGCGATCCACGCCGTTTCGGGATGGCCGTCGCGGAGCTCGACGGCACGGTGTACGGCGTGGGGGACTGGCGGCAGCCGTTCTCCACGCAGTCCATCACCAAGGTCTTCACACTCGCCCTCGACCTCGCCCGCGAGGGCGACGCGCTGTGGGAACACGTCGGGCGCGAGCCCTCCGGCAACCCCTTCAACTCCCTGGTCCAGCTGGAGTACGAGAACGGCATCCCGCGCAACCCGTTCATCAACGCCGGAGCCCTCGTCGTCACCGACCGGCTCCAGACCCGTACCGGGGACGCGGCCGGCACCCTGTTGGAGTTCCTGCGGGCCGAGAGCGGCAACGAGAACCTCGGCTTCGACCGGGACATCGCCGCCTCCGAGACCGCGAACGGCGACCGCAACGCGGCACTCGCCCACTTCATGGCCTCCTACGGCAACATCGACAACCCGGTGCCCGAGCTGCTCGACCAGTACTTCCTCCAGTGCTCGATCGCCGCGTCCTGCGCCGATCTCGCCCTCGCCACCGGATTCCTGGCCCGGCACGGCATCCGCGCCGACGGCGGCCGGCTGCTCCCGCGGAGTCAGGCCAAGCAGATCAACGCGATCATGCTGACCTGCGGGACCTACGACGCCGCGGGCGACTTCGCGTACCGGGTCGGGCTCCCCGGCAAGAGCGGGGTGGGCGGCGGCATCATCGCCGTGGTGCCGGGCCGGTGCACCCTGTGCGTCTGGAGCCCGGGCCTGGACGAACGGGGCAACTCCGTGGCCGGCGTGGCCGCCCTGGACCGCTTCACGACCCTGACCGGCGTGTCCGTGTTCTGA
- a CDS encoding undecaprenyl-diphosphate phosphatase, which translates to MSVINVGQAVVLGVVEGVTEFLPVSSTGHLKITEGLMNIPVDDNAVVGFSAVIQVGAIAAVLVYFFKDIVRIVSAWGRGLRDKNERHNHDYKFAWWVIYATIPIVAVGLAAKPLIEGPLASLWVVAGSLIAGSAVMWAADQMGRHKRGEDDVSFKDAMLVGSSQILALLFPGFSRSGATMSTGLILDLDRVAATRLSFFLGIPALTGAGLYELKDALGTGVGAAPLIVGTVVSFVVAYASIAWLLKFVAKHSFNAFVIYRIIIGVLLFGLLGTGVIDS; encoded by the coding sequence ATGAGCGTCATCAACGTCGGTCAGGCCGTCGTCCTCGGAGTCGTGGAGGGGGTGACCGAATTCCTTCCCGTCTCCTCGACCGGTCACCTCAAGATCACCGAGGGGCTGATGAACATCCCCGTCGACGACAACGCCGTCGTCGGTTTCTCCGCGGTCATCCAGGTCGGCGCGATCGCCGCCGTGCTCGTGTACTTCTTCAAGGACATCGTGCGGATCGTCTCCGCCTGGGGGCGTGGGCTGCGCGACAAGAACGAGCGGCACAACCACGACTACAAGTTCGCCTGGTGGGTCATCTACGCGACCATCCCGATCGTGGCCGTGGGCCTCGCGGCCAAGCCGCTCATCGAGGGTCCGCTGGCCTCCCTGTGGGTGGTCGCAGGGTCGCTGATCGCGGGCAGTGCCGTGATGTGGGCCGCCGACCAGATGGGCCGCCACAAGCGCGGTGAGGACGACGTCTCCTTCAAGGACGCGATGCTGGTCGGCAGCTCCCAGATCCTCGCCCTCCTCTTCCCCGGCTTCTCGCGTTCCGGCGCCACCATGTCGACCGGTCTCATCCTCGACCTGGACCGCGTCGCCGCCACCCGCCTCTCCTTCTTCCTCGGCATCCCGGCCCTGACCGGCGCCGGCCTGTACGAGCTGAAGGACGCCCTCGGCACCGGTGTGGGCGCCGCTCCGCTGATCGTCGGCACCGTCGTGTCGTTCGTGGTCGCCTACGCCTCCATCGCCTGGCTGCTGAAGTTCGTCGCCAAGCACTCCTTCAACGCCTTCGTGATCTACCGCATCATCATCGGCGTCCTGCTCTTCGGCCTCCTGGGCACCGGAGTCATCGACAGCTGA
- the crcB gene encoding fluoride efflux transporter CrcB, giving the protein MNWLLVIIGAALGAPLRYLTDRAVQLKHDTVFPWGTLVVNVTGCLILGLLTGAASAGQVSGHLQLLIGTGLCGALTTYSTFSYETLRLTGTGAAFYAAANVIVSVTAGLGAAFAGVAFAQALWT; this is encoded by the coding sequence GTGAACTGGCTGCTGGTGATCATCGGCGCGGCACTCGGGGCGCCCCTGCGCTATCTGACCGACCGGGCGGTACAGCTGAAGCACGATACGGTCTTCCCCTGGGGCACCCTCGTCGTGAACGTGACAGGGTGCCTGATCCTCGGTCTGCTGACCGGCGCCGCCTCGGCGGGACAGGTGTCCGGGCACCTGCAACTGCTGATCGGGACCGGTCTGTGCGGGGCGCTCACCACGTACTCGACGTTCTCGTACGAGACCCTGCGGCTGACCGGGACCGGCGCGGCGTTCTACGCTGCGGCCAACGTGATCGTGAGCGTGACGGCGGGCCTCGGCGCGGCGTTCGCCGGGGTCGCGTTTGCACAAGCTTTGTGGACCTAG
- a CDS encoding DUF190 domain-containing protein — MTRLTGSALRLTVLIGENDTWHHKPLYAEIVHRAHAAGLAGASVFKGVEGFGASSLIHTSRLLSLSEDLPVAVIVVDTEERVRAFLPQLDELVTGGLVVLDPCEVIRYAARGDGPGASGADPSGDGGAGR; from the coding sequence ATGACAAGGCTGACGGGCAGTGCCCTGAGGTTGACCGTCCTCATCGGCGAGAACGACACCTGGCACCACAAGCCGCTGTACGCGGAGATCGTGCACCGCGCGCACGCGGCGGGCCTCGCGGGCGCCAGCGTCTTCAAGGGCGTCGAGGGGTTCGGCGCCTCCTCCCTCATCCACACGTCGAGACTTCTCTCACTGAGCGAGGACCTGCCGGTGGCCGTGATCGTCGTGGACACCGAGGAGCGGGTCCGTGCCTTCCTGCCCCAGCTCGACGAACTCGTCACCGGGGGTCTGGTGGTCCTCGACCCCTGTGAGGTCATCCGCTACGCGGCCCGCGGCGACGGCCCCGGCGCGAGCGGCGCCGACCCGTCCGGGGACGGCGGTGCGGGGCGGTGA
- the crcB gene encoding fluoride efflux transporter CrcB, translated as MTVPHPERVGESGTPARAPARTPSPWHGQGPVVAAVSLGGVIGATARYGAGLLWPTPDGAFPWTTFTINVVGCATIGVLMAVITELPAVHRLVRPFLGTGVLGGFTTFSTYAVDIRNLIGGGHPGTALVYLVATLSAALTAVWLGTAAARRALARRQR; from the coding sequence ATGACAGTCCCCCATCCCGAGCGCGTCGGCGAGTCCGGCACTCCCGCGCGCGCGCCCGCGCGAACCCCGTCGCCCTGGCACGGGCAGGGCCCCGTCGTCGCCGCGGTCTCGCTCGGCGGCGTGATCGGCGCCACGGCCCGCTACGGGGCGGGGCTGCTGTGGCCCACACCGGACGGCGCCTTCCCCTGGACCACGTTCACGATCAATGTCGTGGGCTGCGCCACGATCGGCGTGCTCATGGCGGTGATCACCGAGCTGCCGGCCGTGCACCGCCTCGTGCGCCCCTTCCTGGGCACCGGAGTGCTCGGCGGCTTCACGACCTTCTCGACGTACGCCGTCGACATCCGGAATCTGATCGGTGGCGGTCACCCGGGCACCGCGCTCGTCTATCTCGTCGCGACCCTGTCCGCGGCGCTCACGGCGGTCTGGCTCGGGACGGCGGCGGCCCGCCGGGCCCTGGCACGGAGGCAGCGATGA